TGGGTTCGTCCTGAACATATAAAAACCTTCCTTCGGAATTGTTTTATTCCGAATTCAACAAAAAAGGCTGTTGACCCTTCTTTGTCAACAGCCTCACTCCCCCCTTTAAAGGGGGGGAGTTCGTTTACTCCGTGGAGATGGAGGGATCGGACTGGACCCTGTGCGGGATGACCATCAGGAAGGAACGGTCCGGATGGCTGATCAGCTTTTCGATCTTCTCCGCTTCCCGGATTTGGCCGGAGGAGAGGAGTTCCCGTTGATAGACGCCCAAAAGTTCCCTGAGATCCTTCACGCCCTGATCATCCAGGGGTTCCAGGTGAACCTTGGCCCCTTTGGCGATTCGCCGCATCAGGGCGGCTTCGTCCAGTCCCATCTCCGGGATGAGCCTCAGGTAGACTCTCCCGCCGGTCATGCCGGAACAGATCCAGGGCCCCGGATCCCCGAGGACGACGGCGCGTCCGGCGGTCATGTACTCGAAGGCGAAGCCCTTGATGTTGGCCCGGTTGGCGACCATCCCCAGATCGTCCCGGAGGGGTTCGGTCGGTTCGCCGGCGATGATCACGTCGGCCCCGGAGAGGCGGATGCCGGTGCGGGAATCGGCGTTGCCCTGGACGATGAACAATCCCTTCTGCGCACCGTAGCAGAAGCCTTTTCCGACGGAACCGTTGATCCATTTTCCGAAAGCGCCCGGCGACTTCAGGATCGACACCTTCCCGCCGAAAGCGGTTTTTCCGACGCCGTCCTGGGCTCCTCCCTTCACCACCACGTGAACCCCTTCCGCGTTGAAGGCGGCCAGACCGTTGCCCGGAACGGACCCCTCATCAAAGGTGAGGTGCACATCGGGCAGTCGGTGGTAGCTGCCGTCCAACCGGTTCCGCACCCGAGCGCCGGACACGCTGCTGACAAGAACCCGCTCGGAGCAGCCCACATTGCGGAAGGTTTTCGAAACGGGGCGGTCGAAGGAGATCGCTTCGAACCGGTCCGCATCCGCCTCGGCACCGGCCGCGACGAGCACCTTGCTCTCGACCGCGGCGGGCACTGCGGCATCCGCAAGCTCCTTCCACGTTTCGGGAACCGGTCGCAGGAGATCGGTCAGATCGAGGCGATCCAAGGCCCGGGTCTGCACCAGCAGATCGGAGCGTCCCACCATGTCCTGAAGCCGCCTGAATCCGAGCTGTCCCGTGAGTCGCCGGATTTCCTCCCCGAAGGCGGTGAAGAGGCGGATCAGTCCATCGACGGCGACGTCAAACCGCCGCGGCACGAACCGCTTCAAGCCGTGCTCCTGGGCTTCCTCCACGGTTTCGATCTGGGTGGCGATCCCGACGTGACAGGTGTCCAGGTGACATCCTCTGCAGGTGGTGCAGCCGATGGCCAGCATGGCCAGAGTGCCGAAGCCGACCCGGTCCGCACCGAGGAGAACCATTTTGACGACATCCAGCCCGCTCTTCAGGCCGCCGTCGGCCCACAGTTCCACCTGGTGGCGAATACCCGCCTCGACGAGGGCGGTATGGGCGGCCTTCACCCCGATTTCCACCGGCAGGCCCACGTGTTGAAGGGCGTGGATTCGGGCCGCGCCGGTGCCGCCGTCAAAGCCGGACAGGGTGATGATGTCCGCCCCCGCCTTGGCGATCCCGACGGAGATGGTTCCGATGTTGGGCACCACCGGCACCTTGACGATCACTTTGGCGTATTTGTTGGCGGTCTTCAGTTCCGTGATGATCTGGGCCAGGTCTTCGATCGAATAGATGTCGTGGTTGTTGGAGGGGGAGATCAGGTCCACTCCGGGGCTGGCGTTCCGCGCCGCCGCCACCTTGGCCGACACCTTTTTCCCGGGCAGGTGACCTCCTTCCCCGGGCTTGGCACCCTGGCCGATCTTGATTTCCAGGATCAGGGCCGAGTTGGCCAATTCCACGTTGACCCCGAACCGGCCGGAGGCGATCTGATGTCCCCGGGTGCGCGGGTATTTGCCCAGCATGTCCTTGATCTCCCCGCCTTCCCCGTTCAGGCTGACCATGTTGAGGCGTTCCGCCGCTTCGGCGTAGGCGCGGAAGGCCACTTCATTCTGGGAGCCGAAGGACATGGAGCTGATCACCAGGGGCAGGCTGTGATCCCCCACGCCGATATCCACCTCGCCGGGCTCCACGGGGGGGCCGACGCGCTCGCGGGCGGATTCGAGGTCCAGGTCGGCGACGTGGCGCAGGGAGATCGGGTTTTCCCTCTCAATGCCCTCCAGCTTGTCGGCAAACTCCCGGTACTCGATGTCCCCGGAGGCCACCTGACCGATCGACTTCCAGATCCGGGGCCACAGGTGGAAGGTGCGCACGGGCTTAGCCTTCGCATCGGAGAAATCTGCGTATCGGGCCTCGGCGTCCGCCTTCAGATCCTCCCAGGAGGTTCCCCCCCGTTCCGATCCGCAGTAGTTGACGATGTTCAGCACATCGGCCACTTCGGGGCTCAGGCCGATGGAGGAGAAAAGCCGGGCGTAGCCGCGCAGTTCGTGGATCCCGATGGTGGAGATCACCTTTTCCAGTCCCTTGTTGAGGGCTTCATAGAGAAGAGGCGCCGATTTGTCTTCCTTTTCCACCAGGGTGGCGAACATCAAATGGGGTGCCACCACATCGGCGCCCAACCCTACGGCTACGGCCACATCGTGCAGGCTTCGGATCGCCGCCGAGCGGAGAAGGATGCTCGCCCGCCGGCGCAGGTTCTGCTCCGAATCCGGGACCGGCGCCTCCTTCAGGCTCAGATCCACCTTGGAGACGGCCAGGTGGGGATCGAGGAAGAGCCGGTCGTTCCGATGGCAATCCGAGTCGTCCAGCAAAAGGAGCGTTTTCCCGTTTCGAACGGCCCGGACCGCCCGTTCGGCCAACTGGTCCAGCGAATTGGGGATGGATGATTCACGGGGCCAGGTCAGGGAGAGCCGCTCCACCAATCCCTTTTCTTCGAAGAGGGATACCACCTCTTCCAACGTGAAGGTGTCGTGCTCCTTCGTCACCTGGGCTCCGAAAACCCCTTCGGCGAGAATCGGCGAGGGGAGCTCCAGGCGGAGGGGATTGGAATCCGCTTCGTACAGCGGAGGCCGGCCTCCCAGGACGACCCGGGTGGAGAAATGCTCCATCTCCCTCTCCCGGTCGATGGCGGGATTGGTCACCACCGCCACGCTTTCCTTGATAAAATCCGGGATGTTTTGCCGCACATGGGACAGCGCGGCCAATGGGCCGTCATGGCCGAGGGAGCGGATCGGATCGCTGCCGGTGTCGGCCATCTGCTCCACCAGCTGGATGTGTTCCCGGTCCCAGCCGAAGGCGGCGTATTCCGCGTTGGTGGCCGCTTCCACCTCGGATCGGGGAACGGCCTTCGGCGCCGCGGGCACGGAAAGATATTTTCGGTATTCCCGGAAGTCCGCCCTCTTTTTGGCCCGCTCCAGAACCAGCCCCTGCAGCTCGTGGTGGTCCAAAACCACGGCGTGGGGTTTCAGTTGGACCCCCACCGTTTCCCCCGGAGCCAGGGGCTTCGGTTCGCTCACCATGCGATGGACGGGGATGATTCCCTGTTCGGAGGAGAAAAAGAGGGCGCGTTCGCTTTCCACCATCCACAGGGGGCGCAGTCCCAGCGCATCCACGCTGAAGGCGCACTCGTCCCCGTAGCGGGAAACGATGGCGGCCGGTCCCTGGGCGAAGGGTCCCCACATTTGCCGGTAGTAGGTATAAAGATCCTTCAGTTCTTCGGGAAGCTGTTTCAGTTCGTGGAGGATCGGCGGAAACACCATTTCGATCGCTTCAAACAGCGAGAAGCCGTAACGGTGGATCAGCGTTTCCACGACGCGGTTCAGATCCTGGGAATCGCTGCTGTCCTCCGCCAGGGGAGCGCCGATCATTCGGGCTTCATCCCGCAGCTTTCGGATGGTATTGATTTCTCCGTTGTGACCCAGGAGGGAGAAGGGCTGAACCCGGAAGAAGTTGGAGAGGGTGTTGGTCGAATACCGGTTGTGGCCGATGGTGACCGCCGTCCGATATTCCGGGCGGCCCAAGTCATGGAAGTATTGAGTCAGCAGACTGGCTGCACCCATTACCTTGTAGACCGCTGTTCGATTGCTGAGGGAAGCCGCCTGGACCGGCAGCGACGATTCGATGTCCACCACCAGGTCGAACAGTCGGGCGGGAAGTCCATCGGAAGAGTCGGCTTCCAGGGCGATCTGCCAGAAATGGGGCTCGTCGGCCCGGCCGTTTTTGCCGAGGACGCGGCTGTTCACCCGATCCATCTCTTCCACCAGTATGGCGAGTCCGTTTTGTTCGAATTTTTTGCGAATTGAATTCTGAACAGCGGGGATGTCGCCCTGCTTCGGGATGAACAGGTGGCCGACCACGAAACGGTCGCTGCGGGCCTTTTCGGAAGGGAGTCCCGCATCGGCCAGTTTCCGTTCCCACAGGTCGCGGGGGATGTCGGTCAGGATTCCGCATCCGTCCCCTTCTCCGTTGATGAAACCGGAGCGATGCTCCATCTTGACCAGCGCGTCGATGGTATCGAAGAGGTTGTCTCGACTGGGATTTCCGTCCTTTTCGATGACGGCGACAATCCCACAGCTGTCGTGTTCCTCCTTCAACAAGTTCCGAAAACGGCCGAGGTCGGAGAGCTTTTTGCAACCAGTCATCGTTGGGGTTCACCTCCATGACATCGATGATCGTTCCGCACGATTTTCCCCTCGGCGGCGTGTTCCGGGGCGATCTGCTTCGCCCGGGTCGCCGATACTTCCCCGGTTCCGGCAGAGGCGGGGACGACGGACTTTCCGGACTTGTCGAAGGGGAGCCTCCTGCGCGCGCGCGTGCGCCGACCGGACAGGGGGGCGGAATCGAGGGAAGGAGAATCGCGGGGAACCATAAAATGTGAGAGGTATCGAATAATGGTTAAGAACATATTAAGTAAAGAATATCATGAATCTGCTGATCAAACAAGAGAAAAAATGATTTTTATTCATACAAAAGATTGTTTATTCCTCATGACCACCCGTCATGATCGCGGGAACACCTGGGATTTATCGAGAAATACCAGGGGAGTAAGCGCTTCCAGCAAAAATGCATAATTATAAATATTAATGGCATAAAATTCGATCAATTCCTGCGGATGCAAGAGCGCGGGGGCATCCGCCGCCGATCGGAAGGTTTTTGGACGATAGGGCGGATGCTCCCTTTGAAGCGCAGGTGAGGTTGTCGAGAACGCGGCCTGTGCACCAAAGGATGACGGTATGGCGGAGGCGAATCCCTTCTCACCGGCGGGAAAGGGCGCCGGCTACTTGACGGGGCTCCCGCCGTCCCGAGCGTAGGGAAGCTCTTCATCGGTGAAGGACCAGCCGGTCTTGAGGCCGAGGATGAACCAGCCGAGAGCCAGGGCGCCGACGGCAAATATGGTGTCGCCGACGGTCCTGAGCCAAACAAAGGTGTCGATGATCCCCCGCGACATGAATTCCGCCGAACGGGCGTACCAGGTGCCGTGTTCCACACTGGCCCAGGTTTGCATCAACCCGATGGGCAGGAGGCTGAGCAATACCATCAAGGCCAGACCGATGTTGATCGCCCAGAAGGAGAAGGCGAGGGCTTTGGTTTTCCACATGCGGCGACGGGTGAGTCCCCGCAGGCAGAACAGCATGAGTCCTAAACTCCGAACAGCGCCGTGTGCCCGTGCACGGAGGTGGTATTGAGACCCTGCATGTAGTAGAGGGCGATCGGGGGGTTGATGAAGAATCCGAACAGGCCTGCCCCCACCAGGTTCCAGAAGGCCACGGCGATAAAGTAGTAAATCGGCCACTTGTATGCCTGCACCCAGGGGCGGGCGCGGGACAGGGTCAAATTCTCATAGGCCTCAAAGCCGATCAGCACCAGGGGAACCACCTCCAGCGCGCTGAAGGTGGCGCCGAAGGCCAGCACGCCGATCGGGGTGCCGCTGAAGTACAGGTGATGGAAGGTGCCGATGATCCCGCCGAACAAAAAGACGATCGTCGAAAACAGGACCGAGGTGGTGGCCGTCGAGATCCGCAGCAATCCCATCCGCGTGAACAGGAAGGCGATGACCACCGTGGCGAAAACCTCAAAAAATCCCTCCACCCACAGGTGGACCACCCACCAGCGCCAGTATTCGGCGATAGCCAGGTGCGTATGCTGTCCCCAGAGCAGCGCCGGAATGTAAAATACGGGGATGGCGGTGGAGGCGATCAGGAACAGGATGAGCAGATGTCTGTCGTCCTTCTTTTCCCTGAGCGCGGGCCAAATGGCCCGGGCCATCAGGAACAGCCAGAGGAAAAGCCCCACCGTCAGGAACAGCTGCCAGAACCGGCCCAAATCCGTATATTCGTACCCCTGGTGCCCGAACCAGAAGTTGGTTTTCAGGCCGAGGCGCTGCTGGACCCCGATCCACTGGCCTGCCAGGGAGCCGACCACGATGATGAGCAGGCAGACAAAGAGCAAGTTGACGAAAAAACGCTGGTATTTCGGTTCCCGACCGGAAACCGCGGGGGCCACGAACAGTCCGGCGGCGATCCAGGCGGTGGCGATCCAAAAGATCCCCAGCTGGGTGTGCCAGGTGCGCGTCACCGAGTAGGGCAGCCATTCCGCGAGCGGGATGCCGTAAAAGCCGCTCCCTTCCACCTGATAATGGGCGGTGACCGCGCCCAGACCGACCTGAATCACCCACAAGGCGGCGACCACCCAGAAATATTTCAGGGTCGCCCTCATGGAGGGGGTGGGGGACAAGGCCAGCAGGGGGTCCTTTTCGGGAAAGGTCTCCTCCAACTCGGTGTGTTGTTGTTTGGCGTAATACCAGGCGAGGGCCCCGATTCCGGCCAGCAGCAGAACAAAGCTGACCACGGACCAAATCACCATGGTCCCTGTGGCCACATTGCCGATCAACGGCTCGTGGGGCCAGTTGTTTGTGTAGGTCATGTTCTCGCCGGGACGATTGGTCGCGCAGGCCCAGGTCGTCCAGAAGAAAAAGGCGTTCAGGGCCCGCATCCGCTTTGGATCTTTGATCGTGTTCCGGGGGATGGCGTATTGGTCGCGCAGTTTGTCCAGTTTGGGATCGCTTCCGAACAACCCGGCATAATGTTTGCTGATCGCCTCGACGGCCTCCGCCCGGATCGGCGATAGGATCAGATCTCCCGTGTCTTCCTGATAGGTGTTGGTCCGGATTTCCTTCTTCAAACGGGCGCGCAGCATTGCTTGCCTTTCTTCGTCCAGCCCCTCATAGGCCTTACCGTACTGCTCCGTCGCATATTTGTTGAGGATCCACATCGCTTCCCGGTGCAGCCAGTCGGCGTTCCAGTCCGGCGCCACATACGCTCCGTGCCCCCAGATGGTACCCACTTCCTGTCCGCCGATGGACTGCCAAACATTCTGTCCGTCCTTGATCTCCTTTCCGGTGAACAGCACCCTGCCGTCGGGGGTGACCACCCGTTTGGGAACGGGAGGCATCGTCTGATAGATTTACCCTCCGTAATACCCCAAGATGGCGAAGGAGATGACGAAAACCAGCGTCAGTCCCGTCCAAAGCCTCGTAAGATTCATCAAATATACCTCCAATGGATGTCCCTTTTGATTGCAGTATTTGGATTAAATGGTTTGAGTATGCAGGACGGGAGGGAGAGAAAAAACAAAAAAAACTCCTGAACAGGTCATCTGCTCAGGAGTTGAAAGATCAGACCGGTCCGGGGAATCCGCTCGTCGGGCCCGGGAATGCGCCTGTCGGGCCCGGGAATGCGCTCGTCGGACCCGGGAATGCGCTCGTCGGACCCGGGAATGCGCTCGTCGGGCCCGGGAATGCGCTCGTCGGGCCCGGGAATGCGCTTGTCGGATCGATGTCTTCGTTTTGCAGGGAGTTGTCAGCCACCAGCGGACCGGTGTGCCGCCCGCCGTCCGACCAGGCCATCACCGATAGCACGAGGGAGAAAATCAGCAAAACGCCTATCCACCTCATTGGAGCCACCTCCCACGCTGTTCGTGAACATATTCCCGCACCTTAAACATATTTACCGTGCAACGGCGGAATTCCTCCTCGTCCTTCTTCTCGTAACACTGGGCGAGGCGGTACCAAGCATCGTATTCCTTTTCCCGGAACCGGTATTTGTTGCTGAGTTCGGCCGCCCGGCGGTAATAGGGGATGGCTTCGTCGATGTTGTCCTGGATGCGATGGAGATCTCCCATGGATGAAAGGGCGTTGATCAGGATCCGTATATCGTTCCCCTTTTCGCCGCATTTGATCGCCTCTGTGAGGAACTTTTCGGATTCCTCCCATTTTTTCCGGTGCATGAAGAGCAACCCGAGTTGGGTGTACGTGGTGGCAAGTCGATCCGCCTGGATCTCATCGCTTTTGATGCCCATGGTCAGCCGAAAACAAGCTTCGGCTTTTTCCCATTCGCCTTTCTCGATGTAGATGCTCCCCAAAACCGTCCACAGATCGAACAAACTGCCGTATTCCTTGTTCAATCGGGCGATATGTAATCCTTCCATACATACTTTCATCGCATCGTCAAGGACGCCGCTGCGGCGGAGCAATTCCGCCTTCAACCAGTACAAGCTCAAATAGGTCTCCATCTGCCGGATCTTCGGAAGATCCTCCCATACCTCTTCGATCACCTTCAGGCCTTCCACCACCCGCCCCATCCGTTCCAGATAGATGGCTTTGTTTCGGAGCAGCGTGTAAATGGTATATGGTCTCTCCCCTTCGGGATGAAAGGCCTCGATGCCGTTTTCCGTATATTCCAGCGCTTTCTCCAGGTTGTTTTGATGGTAGCTGCATAAACTGAGCATGAGATAGCAGGTGGATAACATGTTGGAGCGATCGCCGTGGGGTTGATTTTCGGAGAGACGGATGCCGTTGGTGAAGGCGCGTTCCGCCTGGCGCCATTTCTGTTTGCGGTAGAGGATCTTTCCGCGGAGGAAATAGGCGGCGGGAGCGAGCAGATGGCTGTCTTCCATTTTCAGGGATTCGAGCATTTCCAGCGCTTCATCGTGGCGGCCGATGTCCGAAAGGGTTTCGACGATAAGCAGGCGAAGGCGGAGGCCTTCCAGCTCGCGCTGTTCTCCGTTCATGATTTCCGGCAGCTTGTCCAAGGGAATATCCAGTTTCTGGAGAAGGTACATCACCTTGTCGGGCCGGACGTGGGGGACGCCCCGTTCGATGTTGCTGATGGTGGCGGGGGAGATCTGATCGTCCGCCAAGTCTTCCAGACGTAACCCCCTTTCCTTCCGCACTTTGCGGATGATGTCCCCGATCTCCTTTAGCTCCAACGGGTTCAAAACCGATCACTCCTTCTTCCGCGTTTCATCAAGTTCAATATACACCAGTTTACAAAGTTCGGGAATAAGTGGAAAGAAAGGAATGGATAAATTTTAGGAACTATTGTACACGCCTTCTCCGCGAAATTTGGAT
The Planifilum fimeticola genome window above contains:
- a CDS encoding glutamate synthase-related protein, yielding MTGCKKLSDLGRFRNLLKEEHDSCGIVAVIEKDGNPSRDNLFDTIDALVKMEHRSGFINGEGDGCGILTDIPRDLWERKLADAGLPSEKARSDRFVVGHLFIPKQGDIPAVQNSIRKKFEQNGLAILVEEMDRVNSRVLGKNGRADEPHFWQIALEADSSDGLPARLFDLVVDIESSLPVQAASLSNRTAVYKVMGAASLLTQYFHDLGRPEYRTAVTIGHNRYSTNTLSNFFRVQPFSLLGHNGEINTIRKLRDEARMIGAPLAEDSSDSQDLNRVVETLIHRYGFSLFEAIEMVFPPILHELKQLPEELKDLYTYYRQMWGPFAQGPAAIVSRYGDECAFSVDALGLRPLWMVESERALFFSSEQGIIPVHRMVSEPKPLAPGETVGVQLKPHAVVLDHHELQGLVLERAKKRADFREYRKYLSVPAAPKAVPRSEVEAATNAEYAAFGWDREHIQLVEQMADTGSDPIRSLGHDGPLAALSHVRQNIPDFIKESVAVVTNPAIDREREMEHFSTRVVLGGRPPLYEADSNPLRLELPSPILAEGVFGAQVTKEHDTFTLEEVVSLFEEKGLVERLSLTWPRESSIPNSLDQLAERAVRAVRNGKTLLLLDDSDCHRNDRLFLDPHLAVSKVDLSLKEAPVPDSEQNLRRRASILLRSAAIRSLHDVAVAVGLGADVVAPHLMFATLVEKEDKSAPLLYEALNKGLEKVISTIGIHELRGYARLFSSIGLSPEVADVLNIVNYCGSERGGTSWEDLKADAEARYADFSDAKAKPVRTFHLWPRIWKSIGQVASGDIEYREFADKLEGIERENPISLRHVADLDLESARERVGPPVEPGEVDIGVGDHSLPLVISSMSFGSQNEVAFRAYAEAAERLNMVSLNGEGGEIKDMLGKYPRTRGHQIASGRFGVNVELANSALILEIKIGQGAKPGEGGHLPGKKVSAKVAAARNASPGVDLISPSNNHDIYSIEDLAQIITELKTANKYAKVIVKVPVVPNIGTISVGIAKAGADIITLSGFDGGTGAARIHALQHVGLPVEIGVKAAHTALVEAGIRHQVELWADGGLKSGLDVVKMVLLGADRVGFGTLAMLAIGCTTCRGCHLDTCHVGIATQIETVEEAQEHGLKRFVPRRFDVAVDGLIRLFTAFGEEIRRLTGQLGFRRLQDMVGRSDLLVQTRALDRLDLTDLLRPVPETWKELADAAVPAAVESKVLVAAGAEADADRFEAISFDRPVSKTFRNVGCSERVLVSSVSGARVRNRLDGSYHRLPDVHLTFDEGSVPGNGLAAFNAEGVHVVVKGGAQDGVGKTAFGGKVSILKSPGAFGKWINGSVGKGFCYGAQKGLFIVQGNADSRTGIRLSGADVIIAGEPTEPLRDDLGMVANRANIKGFAFEYMTAGRAVVLGDPGPWICSGMTGGRVYLRLIPEMGLDEAALMRRIAKGAKVHLEPLDDQGVKDLRELLGVYQRELLSSGQIREAEKIEKLISHPDRSFLMVIPHRVQSDPSISTE
- a CDS encoding nitric-oxide reductase large subunit — protein: MPPVPKRVVTPDGRVLFTGKEIKDGQNVWQSIGGQEVGTIWGHGAYVAPDWNADWLHREAMWILNKYATEQYGKAYEGLDEERQAMLRARLKKEIRTNTYQEDTGDLILSPIRAEAVEAISKHYAGLFGSDPKLDKLRDQYAIPRNTIKDPKRMRALNAFFFWTTWACATNRPGENMTYTNNWPHEPLIGNVATGTMVIWSVVSFVLLLAGIGALAWYYAKQQHTELEETFPEKDPLLALSPTPSMRATLKYFWVVAALWVIQVGLGAVTAHYQVEGSGFYGIPLAEWLPYSVTRTWHTQLGIFWIATAWIAAGLFVAPAVSGREPKYQRFFVNLLFVCLLIIVVGSLAGQWIGVQQRLGLKTNFWFGHQGYEYTDLGRFWQLFLTVGLFLWLFLMARAIWPALREKKDDRHLLILFLIASTAIPVFYIPALLWGQHTHLAIAEYWRWWVVHLWVEGFFEVFATVVIAFLFTRMGLLRISTATTSVLFSTIVFLFGGIIGTFHHLYFSGTPIGVLAFGATFSALEVVPLVLIGFEAYENLTLSRARPWVQAYKWPIYYFIAVAFWNLVGAGLFGFFINPPIALYYMQGLNTTSVHGHTALFGV
- a CDS encoding tetratricopeptide repeat protein — translated: MNPLELKEIGDIIRKVRKERGLRLEDLADDQISPATISNIERGVPHVRPDKVMYLLQKLDIPLDKLPEIMNGEQRELEGLRLRLLIVETLSDIGRHDEALEMLESLKMEDSHLLAPAAYFLRGKILYRKQKWRQAERAFTNGIRLSENQPHGDRSNMLSTCYLMLSLCSYHQNNLEKALEYTENGIEAFHPEGERPYTIYTLLRNKAIYLERMGRVVEGLKVIEEVWEDLPKIRQMETYLSLYWLKAELLRRSGVLDDAMKVCMEGLHIARLNKEYGSLFDLWTVLGSIYIEKGEWEKAEACFRLTMGIKSDEIQADRLATTYTQLGLLFMHRKKWEESEKFLTEAIKCGEKGNDIRILINALSSMGDLHRIQDNIDEAIPYYRRAAELSNKYRFREKEYDAWYRLAQCYEKKDEEEFRRCTVNMFKVREYVHEQRGRWLQ